The Candidatus Woesearchaeota archaeon sequence TTTCAGAGATTCTCGCTGCGGTGATTGGCAAGGGTTTGGCAACAAAAACAGTATTTGCTGAGTTTTATAAACTGCAGAAAGCATTTTCAACAGAGTACAATATCATTTTTAACGCCTCACGAGAAGAATTAGAGAAACACACGCACCAAAAAATTGTCGATGCAATCATTAAGAACCGAGAGGGAGCAGTATCGGTCACTCCCGGCTATGACGGGGTATATGGCATTCCCCAATTGGAAAAAGCAGAAGGTATGGGAGAAACGAAAGAAAAGAAGGAGAAAAAAGAAGCACCGAAGAAAGAAAAGAAAGAACGGAAAAAGAAGCACATGCCGCAGCGCTCGTTATCTGAATTTTGAGCATACGAAAAAGAATAAGAAAAAAAATAAAAAAACAAAAGAATAAAACACTAACTTATCGTCGTTTTCGTGTTGATTTACGCTTTGACGATTTTCGTCGTGTTGATTTTCGCGTTGTTGCTCGCCGCGTTGATTTTCTGCTTGCTTTTCGTCGCGCCAAAAAAATCACCTCTTTTATTTCGATCACAGCATTGTGATAATACAATGTGTTAATTATACTATATATGATTTTTTCTTTATAAATATTGCGTTTTTGAAAATGGTTTGCTGAAAAAAAAGAAAAGTTTATGAAGAAACAGCGATTTTTAGAGCGTATGATTATCTACAACGCCACGATTTCCGACGATATCATTCGCGCACTCGCTAAAAAGATAAAAGAAAAAAAAGAATTCAAAAATGTTGATGAGGCCTTCTGCACGGAAAAAATCAGGCAGTGCTTGCTTCTTGACAAAAAAACGCGCGAAACAGCCGCTTCAGCGAAAAAATTCGATTTGATTGAGCGCAGTGCCGAAATACGTGCGCTGGTTAAAAAAATCCGTGCAGGGCTTCGCTCATCGTATGGATTATTTCAGCACGGAGACACCGAATCCGCACAGACGGTGTTTGAACGCCATATCCGCGATACAAAAACAGAAACCGGCGAATCGGTTGAACAAATCCTGCCAACGCTTCTGGGGTTGCACGCCTCAACGAGGGAACGGCTGCCGCACTACAAACAGTTTTTCAAAGATATTTTCAGGGCCGTAGGAAAAGCAGAAAGCATACTTGATATTGGCTGCGGCTTTAATCCGCTTGCGCTTCGGTGGATGGGCCATTCCCCAAAAAACTATGCAGCGGTTGAGCTGTATGAAAAGGATATTGCATTTATTAGGAACTATTTCAAAAAAACAACACACCAGACAAAGCTTGAGGCGCACAGCATTGATTTGGAAAAAAAAGAACAGCGGGAAGTGCTGTACCGAAAAAAATATGACCTGCTGTTCGCATTAAAGCTGTTTGACCTGCTGAAAAAGAAAACTGTTGAAGACCTCATCAAAAACACGAAATACCATTGGCTTGCCGCAAGTTTTTCCACCATGACTATCGCCGGAAAAAAAATGAACGTGCCGCGTCGGGCATGGTTCCAGAAAATGCTGCGCCGCCTGGGATATTCATTCACGACGCTGACGTATGAAAACGAGCTCGTCTACCTCGTCAAAAAAGAGAAGATCCCTATTACATCAAAAAACAAAACAAAAGAGCACGCATAACACCATGACACACCCTGCACTTCGTATCGAGCCAAAACCGCTGTTTATTGAGCGATACAAACAGTTGACTAACTATGACGAGTTTATGCACTGTTCCATGCAATTTATCAGAAAGGCAATTCGGGTGAATACGATCAAGGCATCGGTGAAAGAGATACAAAAACGGCTTGAAAAGGAATGGATTCTCACACCAGTGCCATGGTGCAAGGAAGGTTTCTGGATCGAGCACCGCGGAAAAATAAACGCCGAAGGTGAACTGAGGAAGCGCCGGGATATAGGCAATCTGCCGGAGCACGTACTCGGGTATGTGTATGTGCAGGAAGCCGCTTCAATGATTCCGCCCGTGGTGCTTGACCCACAGCACGGTGACGTGGTGCTTGACATGTGCGCGGCCCCGGGCTCAAAAACAACACAGATAGCGCAGTATATGGAAAACAGCGGTGCCATTGTCGCAAATGATACTGAAACACAGCGCCTTTCATCGCTTGGCATCAATGTACAGCGGTGCGGACTGACGAATACGCTCATCACAAAAATGAACGGCCAATCATTTAGGCGAATACCGATTGAATTTGACCGTGTGCTCGTCGATGCGCCCTGTTCAGGCACGGGCACGATACGCAAATCCTACCGTGCACTGCAAGACTGGAGCCCGGGGCTGGTCAAAAGGATGGCAGTGATTCAAAAACAGCTTGTGGGTGTCGGATTTGAAAAACTGAAACAAGGCGGCACGATGGTGTATTCGACGTGCACCTGCGAGCCAGAAGAAAATGAGGGCGTTGTTTCATGGCTGCTGAGCCAGTACCCGA is a genomic window containing:
- a CDS encoding NOL1/NOP2/sun family putative RNA methylase, which codes for MTHPALRIEPKPLFIERYKQLTNYDEFMHCSMQFIRKAIRVNTIKASVKEIQKRLEKEWILTPVPWCKEGFWIEHRGKINAEGELRKRRDIGNLPEHVLGYVYVQEAASMIPPVVLDPQHGDVVLDMCAAPGSKTTQIAQYMENSGAIVANDTETQRLSSLGINVQRCGLTNTLITKMNGQSFRRIPIEFDRVLVDAPCSGTGTIRKSYRALQDWSPGLVKRMAVIQKQLVGVGFEKLKQGGTMVYSTCTCEPEENEGVVSWLLSQYPNARLEKIALDIKRSEPFLVWNGETYNHDVKKCLRIWPQDNDSEGFFVAKIRKEG